The Streptomyces camelliae genome segment CAGCGTACGGACGGGCACCCAGGCGAAGCCGAGGGCGAACGGCCTTGGCAGAGTCTGGCGGCCGGCCATCATCACGGCGCCAACGACGGCTCAGTCACGCTGCCCGGTTCGACGCTCGTAGTCGGCGAAGCCATCCTCGATCGTCGGCAGTACAAGCTCCACCCGGAAGTAGGGCACGCTCCACAGCGGACTGTCGCGAAGACCCTCGAACAGATCGGACCACGAGGTCAGGTCGTTGGTCGTCGCCACGAGAACATCGGACGCAGCGGAGGCCCAGGCTTCAGCATCGAACCACCGGACCTGGACAGTGTCGTGTTTGTCCAGCAGCGGTTGCACATGCTCGGCGATGATCTGCTGACGCTCAGGGCGCTCCAGCGCGAGCCACGAGGGCAAAGCCGTGAGGTGCACGAATATGGTGAACCGCGGCTGCGGTTGGATGGCGGTCATAGCCCCATTGTGGATCAACCAGCGTCGGCGAACACCCCCTCGTCGAATGGCCGTCAGCCCGTCACCTCGGCATCGAAGGGGAACCCTCCGTCCAGCGGTGTCAGTTTCCATCGACGATTCTGGTTCTGTGATCGACAAGTGTTGCCCGAACTCGTCAAGATGTGGTGTCCGTTCTCGCTTACGAAGCCAGCCGGCAGCAGCACGACTCTCGGTCCCCGTCTGGCATGAGTAGGCGATGCGCTTGGAGAACGGCGCGGGCGTGCCGACGGGCCTATGTGCCCGAGCCGAGGCGGCTGAAGGCCCAGCGCAGTACTTCTTGGTCGACGCGTTCCCGGCCGGTGCGTTCCATGGCCGTCTGGGTGTGGGCGGTTAGGCGGGCCCAGTTACGGAAGTTTCCGTGGGCAGCGTGGCTGTCGGCGAAGGTGATGTCGTCCGGGTCTGCGTCGGCCCAGATCGGGTGGTAGAGCGGGATGGCCTCCAACACCTCGTCACCGGTGAGGCGGGTGAAGCGCTGCCAGATGAATATCCGGGAGGACAGCATCGGTTCCTTACGCAGCGCGGCGTGGCAGCCCTCGCCGCCGACGAAGATGACGGCGAGCTGGGTGTAGGGGTCGTCCCAGAGGTATCGGACGTACTCCAGCTGGTCGCTTTGGAGCCACTGCGCTTCGTCCAGGATGAGCGTGCGCGGATGCGTGGCGAGCGCGCTCTTGAGGAGATGGTCGAATTCGCTGGCATAACGCGGAGGCTGGCCCGGCAGTTCGAGGGCGGCGTGCAGTTCGTGGCGCACCGCGCGGGTGGTGGCGCGGGCGTGGAAGGTGATGCGGCGGATGTCCTCTTGGGGTTCGAGTTCGCGCAGGCAGCTGGTGACGGCCATGGTCTTGCCGAAGCCGGCGCCGCCGTGGACGCACATCATCGCTCGTGCCTCGATCGTGTCGGCCAGGTTCTCCCGGGCAGTGAGCAGCGCGCGGGTAGTGACCAGGCGGGCCTCGGGCAGGGACACGTACTGATCGATGGGGGTGGGCGGCAGGTGGCGGGTCATGGGGTGTCCTCACAGGCAGGATTGGGTATCGGCGCCGCCTTCGGCGGGGTGGGTTCGCGCTTTGAGGGCCTCGGGTGTGGCCCAGTCGGCGGGTGGCACTGCGGGCGGGATCAGGTCGGGCAGTGCCAGCGTGGTGAGGTCGCTCTCGCGGTGCTGGGCCAGTTCCTGCGAGGCCTCGGTGGTGGTCATGGCGTCCAGGCGGCGCGGGAGGCCCGGCTCGGTGGCGGGGGCGAAGCGGGTGTGGCGTAGCTGTTCGGCGGCTTTCGCGTCGGCGCGCAGGCGTCTGGCGCGCCGGGCGCGGGTGCGGCGCAGCGCGTGAAGCTGCTCTTCGGTGGCCTGGTCGACCAGATACGCGGTGCCGAGGTGGCGGCCGTGGGGTGTGCAGAGTTCGATCTCGTGGGTGTGGTGGGGCATGAAGCGCACGGTGACTTTGAGTCCTGCTTGTCCGGTCATCCAGCCAGCGATGTAGTCCCGGTTCTTGAAGCGGACGCCGTGGCTGGTGATGGTGCGGGTGCGGCTGTCGTCTTCGAGCGTGAACGTCCACACGTCGTGGGCGGGGACGTCGTTGAGCGGGGTCGGATCGGCTTGCCAGGCTTCGAGCGGGGTGGCGCCGTGCAGTTCGGCGGGGCGGTGCTCGGTGTTCCACCACTGTGCCCAGGCCAGAAGTTCCTCGGTGAACGCCGTGAACGACAGGGGCGGGGCCGTTTGAGGGCGGCGGTCGGGGCGGCGGCGCGGCTTCTTGGGGGTGTAGCCGGGCAGGGCGGCGAACAGCATGCGGGTGACGCAGTGGTTGAGGTTCTCGATGCTGCCTTTCAGGTGCGGGCTGTAGGGCGGCAGGACGGTGATGTCCGCGTCCAGCGCGGTCAGCGCGGTGGTGACGGTGCGGGAGAGGACATCGCGGCCGCGGTCGAACCGCACGTGCTCGGGAAGTCCCCCGACGGGGCCGTAGGGGTCAGTGCGCAGGACCGCGGAACGCAGGGCGGCCAGGATCGAGGCGCGGGTAGGTGTGGCGGGGGTGACGGCAAGGCCGGTGATGGCCTTGGTCGCGCAGTCGATGAACCACGTGACATACGGCGCAACGAGGTCACCGTCGGCGTCGACCCGTAGCGGGGCCTGGACGTGATCGGCCTCCCAGACGTGGTTGCGCCGGGTCCGGGGGCGTTTGGCGAACACGTCCAGGGCGCGGGCGGCCTCGGGACCGTGGCGGTAGCCCGCCCGCTCCCCCGCCGTGAGATCCCGGCGCAGAGCGCGCAGGAACGTCGGCAGCGACGGCACAGGGTCCAGCAGCGGCACGGACGCGGGCGGGGCGCCGCCTGGAACGGAGGCGGTGGGCTGCGGTGTGGCGGGGGCGATGGTCGTTGAGGTGTCGGTCTCCTCGGAGGGCTCGGTATCGGCGGCGGCCTTGGCGCGGGCGAGGAGTTCGCGGTGGACCGCGGAGGCGTTGCCGTGCCAGTACGCCAGCAACACCCGAATCTCGGGGGTGATCTCGAACCGGTCGGCACGGCGTGCTCCCGGATACGCGACGCTCTCGGGTGTGGTGGTCGCGTCCGCCAGCCACCGCCATACGGTGCGCTCCGAGACGTTCAGGCACTGGGCGGTGGTGTGGACGTGGGCGCGGGTGAGCCGACGCTGGGTGCGCAGGGCGAGCAGGCGACGTACGGCCGGGGACCGTAACGCGATCAGCGATGCGGGATCGAGGACGGGTTCGGACAGCGGTCGTGCCGGCTCGTGGTCGGGGGTGGTCTCGGTCATTGAAGTCCTTCGGCCCGTGGAGTGGTCGGTCAGGGGGTGGGGCCGAGGCGGGAACAGGCACGCGACAGCAGGGCCCGGTCCACCGCGGTCTCGGGGTGGCGGGCGAGGGCGGCGTAGGCATGGGAGGTGATCTTCGCCCAGGTGCGGAAGTTCCCCCTCGCCCAGGTGGCATCGGCGTGCAGCAGGTCAGCGTCGGTTGCGGGATCCCACAGCGGGTGGAACAAACGCAGCACGGTGGGGATCTGGCTGGTGTCCAGGCGGGACACCTGCTGCCAGGTCAGCA includes the following:
- a CDS encoding ATP-binding protein is translated as MTRHLPPTPIDQYVSLPEARLVTTRALLTARENLADTIEARAMMCVHGGAGFGKTMAVTSCLRELEPQEDIRRITFHARATTRAVRHELHAALELPGQPPRYASEFDHLLKSALATHPRTLILDEAQWLQSDQLEYVRYLWDDPYTQLAVIFVGGEGCHAALRKEPMLSSRIFIWQRFTRLTGDEVLEAIPLYHPIWADADPDDITFADSHAAHGNFRNWARLTAHTQTAMERTGRERVDQEVLRWAFSRLGSGT
- a CDS encoding darcynin family protein, whose amino-acid sequence is MTAIQPQPRFTIFVHLTALPSWLALERPERQQIIAEHVQPLLDKHDTVQVRWFDAEAWASAASDVLVATTNDLTSWSDLFEGLRDSPLWSVPYFRVELVLPTIEDGFADYERRTGQRD
- a CDS encoding transposase — protein: MTETTPDHEPARPLSEPVLDPASLIALRSPAVRRLLALRTQRRLTRAHVHTTAQCLNVSERTVWRWLADATTTPESVAYPGARRADRFEITPEIRVLLAYWHGNASAVHRELLARAKAAADTEPSEETDTSTTIAPATPQPTASVPGGAPPASVPLLDPVPSLPTFLRALRRDLTAGERAGYRHGPEAARALDVFAKRPRTRRNHVWEADHVQAPLRVDADGDLVAPYVTWFIDCATKAITGLAVTPATPTRASILAALRSAVLRTDPYGPVGGLPEHVRFDRGRDVLSRTVTTALTALDADITVLPPYSPHLKGSIENLNHCVTRMLFAALPGYTPKKPRRRPDRRPQTAPPLSFTAFTEELLAWAQWWNTEHRPAELHGATPLEAWQADPTPLNDVPAHDVWTFTLEDDSRTRTITSHGVRFKNRDYIAGWMTGQAGLKVTVRFMPHHTHEIELCTPHGRHLGTAYLVDQATEEQLHALRRTRARRARRLRADAKAAEQLRHTRFAPATEPGLPRRLDAMTTTEASQELAQHRESDLTTLALPDLIPPAVPPADWATPEALKARTHPAEGGADTQSCL